The following are encoded together in the Cololabis saira isolate AMF1-May2022 chromosome 5, fColSai1.1, whole genome shotgun sequence genome:
- the rassf9 gene encoding ras association domain-containing protein 9 translates to MAPFGKNFLKARMKNRTKDAEPVIGKEIQITVCNEEKVVCGVTKHTTCTDMIQALLEDHKSLPESKRLLHGDPKDFCLVERWKGFERALPPLTRILRLWYAWGDQRPFIQFFLVKTSDFVPQTTKKAGKPKGAKPKRWEHGRNHHTQHLPAEKQKRLVKKAFRKLEKLHKENRGFPGTEEVDRMVQLILNQDHMIREQIHRMRDLDQEIEQFELQTSQEPGDCGSNLAAHSEEELEEFLYTSGGVEQLQMQVQRHQELILQLSLDIDAELRMAHLQDEDGDQNGATAASDNSLHSDELQRLQDELKRSIFSGVALQNQVAEIETQLKHFDGALAAKDQECWQLASQLNSLQIMESMEEEPNPKPPPLGNEAQCSISRLVDLKPGLSPVDDTDSDTGISSTHSQDSLSPCLDFPPPLDSDV, encoded by the coding sequence AATGAGGAAAAGGTCGTCTGCGGCGTCACCAAACACACGACGTGTACAGATATGATCCAGGCCTTGCTGGAGGACCACAAGTCCCTCCCGGAGAGCAAACGGCTCCTTCATGGGGACCCCAAAGACTTCTGTCTGGTGGAGCGGTGGAAGGGCTTTGAGAGGGCCCTGCCGCCCCTCACCAGGATCCTCCGGCTCTGGTACGCCTGGGGGGACCAGAGGCCCTTCATACAGTTCTTCCTGGTCAAAACCAGCGACTTTGTGCCTCAGACCACCAAGAAGGCCGGAAAGCCCAAGGGGGCAAAGCCGAAGCGGTGGGAACACGGCCGCAACCATCACACCCAGCACCTGCCGGCGGAGAAGCAGAAGCGCTTGGTGAAGAAGGCTTTCCGCAAGCTGGAGAAGCTCCACAAGGAGAACAGGGGCTTCCCGGGGACCGAGGAGGTCGATCGCATGGTGCAGCTCATCCTCAACCAGGACCACATGATCAGGGAACAGATCCACCGCATGAGGGACCTGGATCAGGAGATCGAGCAGTTTGAGCTCCAAACGAGCCAGGAACCCGGGGATTGTGGTTCTAACCTGGCGGCGCACAgcgaggaggagctggaggagtttCTGTACACCAGCGGCGGCGTTGAGCAGCTCCAGATGCAAGTCCAAAGGCACCAGGAGCTCAtcctgcagctttccctggACATCGACGCCGAGTTGAGGATGGCTCACCTTCAGGACGAGGACGGCGACCAGAACGGAGCCACCGCTGCCTCCGACAATTCGCTCCACAGTGACGAGTTACAGAGGCTTCAGGACGAACTGAAGCGCAGCATCTTCAGCGGAGTGGCTCTGCAGAACCAGGTGGCCGAAATCGAGACGCAGCTCAAGCACTTTGACGGCGCGCTGGCCGCCAAGGACCAGGAGTGCTGGCAGCTGGCGTCGCAGCTGAACTCCCTGCAGATCATGGAGAGCATGGAGGAGGAACCGAACCCCAAACCCCCCCCGCTGGGGAACGAGGCTCAGTGCAGCATTTCCCGGTTGGTGGATCTCAAACCGGGCCTGTCCCCCGTGGACGACACGGACTCGGACACCGGGATCAGCTCCACGCACAGTCAGGACTCTCTTTCGCCGTGTCTGGACTTCCCCCCTCCGCTGGACTCCGAtgtttga